Below is a genomic region from Cloeon dipterum chromosome 2, ieCloDipt1.1, whole genome shotgun sequence.
TAGAAAAATCGCCCATGCATGAAATTTACTGCAACTATTTAATATCGTTTTGTATTTTAGATTGTTCCTGGAGGCACTACTACTGGTACCTCAACAACGAGGGTATAAATTACCTCAGGACTTTCCTCCACCTTCCCCCAGAGGTGTGTATAAATACGGCATACATAATTTAAAGTCTGTTTGCTTTCGAGtctattataaatatttatttgaggaaTTAACCATGCAGGAGAGTTTTAAGTTATGAATCGAAAGTGAAATAACAGGGAATGGAAACGCGAGATTACTTTGTTCTGTGATTAGCACACACGTCTTCAATTCCATTCGGggtagtttttaatttaacacaatTCATAAGtacatatattaattatttaatttgctttttgatgTAATGGgtttattttcgcaaaaatttttgatttttgcggACCTTTTTTAACTGCTGAAAAGTGGgacttaaaaagtttttcaattttgataatctCGCCTCGCGGCCGAAAAGCGGATTTTGTTAACTGtctaaataatttgcaacttaatttaaaatttaaaattctgttccaaaaaattataagattTTTGCCAACGTGACCACAGGCTATGTTAGTtgaaaattcacaaaagaTTCGTGCTTTTAATGATCATATTTTGCCATTATcaagaattttgaataaatgtaaaaattagtaCAGTCCCATCAACCCCACAGCTGATTTTGGGTCAGTTACAGTTCAAGCTGCTTCAGCTGCAATTCATAGGTTAAACCCCCTGGATACCACGAGTCTCCTTCTTATCTGGCCATCTGTGCcttgtaaacaatttttcacttgtcAGGAAAAATTACCACCGGCACCTCCAGATCATGAGGCTGAGAcatagagttttttttaacactaGAAAtcgttcatttaattttgattgttttcgaATGGCAAACATctgattgttaaaatttaaagttcatTGAAACATTTAGCTAGaacaaagtaaaaatcatGGGATGCATTTGAccgctaatttttttctgtgataATTGTTTGATTCATTCAAATAGCAATCATAGAAAAATCGCCCATGCATGAAATTTACTGCAACTATTTAATATCGTTTTGTATTTTAGATTGTTCCTGCCACTTTGAAGAGGCAGACTAGGACAGAGGCTGCAAGACCACGTCCCTCTGCACCCAAAATTAATGACGGAAGACGAAAGATCGTGCTGCGTACAGAAAGGGCCGGACCTGGCGCTCCAGACAAGAAGGCAGAAGTTGGCGCTGGAGCTGCCGAGATCGATTTCGTAAGTGTCTATCAGAtgcacttaaaatatttatcattaaattatgGGATGCTGACTGTCATTTCTCTTTTCAGCGCGGATTTGGACGTGGACGAGATGATCCTCCCCCACAGTAATCCATTACTtctacttttttatatttattaagaatttttaaatatattttatattctacagtgttcttttattattattaataaatgcaaccataaataattgttaaaccATGATCATTTGGTGATAattgtgtgtttaaaaaattattggaatgatggttgcatttctttttatttatgaagaAACACTgtagaatataaaatattttttaaaattcttaataaatataaaaaaattaagtcattTTGAATCAACAAAACGcaatttaattgtatatttacaataaacttaaataatatttattaatagcaattttacctttttgattttgcacctagttttgataattttggaGATAGTAATCAAAGCTATGTAGCTTGATTTAATCTGATTCCATCTAATTTTAgtctgcattttttcaataactaAACAAAGCAACATTCTTTTTCTTAGAATTACATTACAAATGTTTTTCAGATGGTAAGATCGCCCTGATTTGTATTTCGTTTGCCACTGtgttcataattaatttaactgtccGCACTCACATTGATTTTGTGgctgttgaaaataaagttgCTCTAAATTATGATCCAACTTTTTCATTAAGTTTTAAACCATAATTATGTAAGGAAGgatctaaataaaatgacacCCTCTTTGGAAGTGGATGGTCTtcagatcttgatgaaattcggtggagatgttgccctaaaagggacctaagttgaaccctaaaatattaggtcaaaattcccaaaattgcctattttacaggggttctaaatttgagatttttgaaaaaggtgatgttttcggcgatttgtaacttggtttttgtttgtggtaaacacaaaaacttGTTATTATCCAAAATTATCTACGTTTGATGCAAAACAACTTCCCCACGACGACCAACtgcgtaggtcaaaggtcaaggtcactaaattggggtcaaacttttcgaagaaatcccacataccctagtgcataaaattttgaaaattcaaaatagccaaaatgtgcctcatatccatggtaacaacatataaaaaattggcgagacttatttttttctttttcgaggtattttgaattgagtgtttaaAGTCGATGTTTTTCGGGTTTTCCaatcgtaaataaaaacacgttttccgcttaatctcagcttctatgggtgCGATTTACgaaaaccgcacaccgtttgatacgtaatgacctccccttGGTAATGCAAGTGATCATGAAGGGTGCCAACCCCCATCGAAACCTTTACAACCCCCTGGAGTGccgaaaattttttttttcactttttgatCCTCAATCTCGATCAATTAAGCGTGAGATACCAATCAAATATGTCTATAAAtagttaaaacaataaatactttaattttctttgtagagaaaccttaaaaaaataaaatatcaaattttaaaatggtgaaaaaatgtacttcagtttattttaaaaataaaattaaattgcaattttctttattcaaaataacttaatttatccagatttattaagaaaattaaaatataaatcatattCTACAgtgttcttttattattataaataaatgcaaccatAATTCTAATACATCTCTTAATAATATCTGTATAATAAAAGAACACTGTAGAATATGATTTTGATATATTATACTTCTTAATAAATATGgataaattaagttattttgaataaagaaaattgcaatttaattttatttttaaaataaactcaagcacatttttttactattttaaaatttgatattttatttttttaaggtttatctacaaagaaaataaaaatatttattgttttaactatttttagacaTATTTGATTGGTATCACGCTTAATTTATCGAGATTGAGGgtagaaaagtgaaaaaaataatttttccggcACTCCAGGGGTGGTAAAGGGTTTGATGGGGTGGGCACTAGAGTGTATTTCAATACCAAACTTTTGAATTGTCTGGAACTTTTCTTGACGAAACTGGTATTGTTCCGGTATTGTcaggcccggactggtaaTCGGGCGCACCGGGCGAAACCCCGGTGGGCCGCGGCCCAAGTGGGCCGCCCGGACCGCCCAATATTTCCAAGACTGTCAAGCAGCCCGCGTTTGTGGCTGTCGCAGCccattttttgtggtttttccgTGCTGGAGCTGGCGGCAACATAAGTTCAATTCTTTGTTGTGgctaaaacattttcaaaatcaaaggaaaaatcttgaaaataaaaaatcgaaaaaattttcattttcgttgCGCCCACCGGGCCACCGCTTTGGTCGTTGGGCCCGCTCCTCGTTAAATTCAtgttatcatatttttattggggAGTGATCAAACGGGAAAAACTATCATATCCTTGATTTTTCTGTCTTacacaggaataaaaattaaatcgagaGCTTGATCAGGTATGTACAAGGACTCGGCGGCCCCCTCTTcgagattgaaaaattcgctttgCGTGTTTCATACTAGCGCGGAAACTATTGAATGCATTATTTGGGCTGCGTTTTTATTAGATTTGGATGAGAATAGGCAACAAACGGCCGAAGGAGCTAAAacttcttttttccattttcgaaCTATTGACCGGCGGCAGGCGTGCCTGGCGAGCTAAAACCAAAGCGGCTAATCAAAATTTGGCGAGGCTGGCTGATGTGAGTGCTCTAGCATacgtttctatttttatttagaagtcaaatatgtaaaaaaatttcaagaaaaaattaatgtcaagctgatttgttcaaaagggaaaaaaggtaatattaatctgaaaaaatatttatttattgctctgaACCTCATACAAGAGTGAATTTTGAGGAACACCACAGATTTTAGCAACGCAACCTTATTCAACTGTCAAGTTTTCCctgttttccaaaataattggGCCAGAATAGGTCGATTATTGATGTATTTGATGTCACTCCATCCATTTCagatgatatatatatatatatgtatttttactgCACAACTAAATAATCCgtacaagtaaaaaatcagtCGACATGAATGGCAGCTTCCTCGAAGAATAGCGcgagctttatatttttctgtatttctacagaaatatccTGCTCAACTAGTTTCGGCTACTGGTTGTAgtcctaattcatgagcttcctCTCCCGACAAGTGGCTGAGCAGGACATTATTTCTGTAGAAACgcggaaaaacaaacagctcGCTATCAGGGttgtatttgctttaataaTACCACTCGATTTTGTTCACCACCTGCTTTTTAACGGTTTCTACCActcaattttgcacatttcttgcgcaagaaattcaagaaatgaatttattccattttcacCTTATGAAAATCTAAGATTTTCGTTCggaagtggtcaaaatttcctctactgtacacatttttttcttttaaattgccatttgctgcctcaatttctccaaatggttctttaaaaaattttgaagtcgaggtcatgagcaaataattagaaaattattgaaaactgaggtgcaaataTGGCCTgcaagaaaatggtaaaaaattggaaaaaaagtttttaccactgcaccgCGCAGGAAACTACCTttcatttaaatggaaaattataaaaggtcggggggggggggggtagtGGGCTGCGGTGGCTCGGTGGGCCGCGAAAATCAACAGTCCccggtaaaaaatttggtgccagtccgggcctgaTGCTCACTGCTCGATCAATGTCAGTTTTTATACAATGAAAATGTCCTTCTTCTTTTCATGACCCCAAAAGGAGAGTGCTGTCCTTTTGTCTGCCTTCAGGAGAAAAATTCACAGCACATTTTGAATCCACTTAACAAAAGAGGGAATTCCATCCCTGAAATCGCGGAGTCCGATCCGAAAAATTCCAACGTCGGCATAAACTTTGGCTGTGGAGGAAGAGACCAATAATTGGTGTCTACCCTCCCAGGTCGATTGTTGCGCCGGTACAATGCAAAATGCTCAGGCGAAAAAGGTGTCTTATGGAAAACTcaggttaaatttttccgaGACACGAACCTTCGTTTTTCTATCGTGCAAACAGGTTTTCCAGGGTAAAATCTCCCGGGGATTCCGAATCTGGCAGCGGAGTGTGAATTTGCGAAGCGCAGTCGACATCGAACGATTTTGCAGAGCGCGTTGTGGCGGTGCGGGTTTTGGTTGCAAAAGGCACGATTTTGTGGTACAAAATCGAGCGCCGCCGTCGTGCTTCACAAAAAAGAGCGGCGCTAAAGTCCTGCGCTTCGCTATAACGAGCGGCGCCGCCATCCCGCACTCCGCCAAAAAGAGCGCCTCCGCCAAAAAGAGCGCCTCCGCCACGCGCACCGCCACACCGCGCAATCCGCaccgcgccgccgccgaaattggaaaaagtaattaatgaTGCCAGAAAAACCGCGTAAAAACAGTCATAAGGTTGCGCGACCTGTGGAAGATCGGTTACAGTCCAGGGTTTAAAATCGTCGCGCAAAAAGGGTGTTTTTTGAGGGTATAGGGTTGCGTGGCTGACATAGGATGACGGTCGACGTCAAAGTCGACAAAAAGTGTCGTGTCGTGCATGTTTTCAGGGTGAAATTTTCCGCAAAGACCAAATTTGAGgttgaaaacttgaaattgttCGGAGTTTTTTAGATTGTTAAGAAAATTCGACCAAAACCCGACTTTTCGTTACCAACCGAGGACCGCATTTCGTATGGGAGGTCAAATGTCATAAATCTTGACACAAAAACGTGAAATTCGGTTTGTGGGCACAAAAtaaagtgctgagcagaaaaaaattttggtttttgaaaatcagacaaaaattgtccattttcataaggggtctgtgtttggcattGCAGCTCAACACCTATGGGtctgagagcaaaaataagcacagattctgaaagctgataaaatttgcaatcttctTCGTGGCGAAAAAATTTTCCTCCGCCTTcgaattttccgaaaaaattccattaataaATCACTTGACTTCttgggaaaaggaaaaatatcgagaaaaaattttcaagatagcGAAACTTTAGCTCAAGTCTTCATTAACTtctcatgaaaaaataaaacctttcgTGCAAGCCGTTTTTGTGCTGCGCGCGATTTCCCAAGTGTCCAACttgaaaaaccgaaaaaaaatcgaaagtttccaaaaatagtcaaattgcacattttcgGACTCGTCGTGAAATGcggattccaaaaatgttttttttttttaaatcggatAACTTTGCGAAAAGTtacaccatttttaaaatgtggaaattttcaaaaatttctttaatgttTCAAAGTTCCATAACTTTTCGAATAATGctcggattttcaaaaaccaaacatttttggaatcagcACTTCGTGTGGAGTctgaaaatgtgcaatttgaccatttttgaactctttcgattttttcggttttttcaAGTTGGACACTTGGGAAATCGCGCGCAGCACGAAAATGGCTTGaacgaatgtttttattttttcacgagaCGTTAATAAAGACCCCAGCTAAGTTTTGgctatcttgaaaattttttctcgatatttttctttttcccaaGAAGTTTAGTGaattttcaaaggaattttccGGGAAAGTCGAAGgcgaaagaaatttttgttccacACAAtgaagattgcaaattttatcagctttcagaatctgtgcttatttttgctttttgaccCATAGGTGTTGAGCTGCAAGGCCAAACACGGACCCCTTATGAAAGTGGACAATtttggtctgattttcaaaaactaaaatttttccagacCAACTTGCCATTTTCTAGCAGCATACCGAATTTCGACTTTATTCGACAGGATTTGTCCCCTAACTCTCCCCTCGAGCTGAGCTTCCCGACACGTGTTGCCGGAGTTAGACATTTTCaccgattttcatgaaaaatcataattttttcgattgttTCACATCAACAATGGCTTCGCCGGAAAATTTCAGCCAGAATCGATGTTGTGCTTCacattttgtgagaaaatttggGAAAGCCGTAATTTTTGGTGacctgaaattcaaaatttcgcttccctgaaaaatttaacattgcaaatcgaaaaaataacgCCAGATTcaggcccggactggtaaTCGGGCGCACCGGGCGAAACCCCGGTGGGCCGCGGCCCAAGTGGGCCGCCCGGACCGCCCAATATTTCCAAGACTGTCAAGCAGCCCGCGTTTGTGGCTGTCGCAGCccattttttgtggtttttccgTGCTGGAGCTGGCGGCAACATAAGTTCAATTCTTTGTTGTGgctaaaacattttcaaaatcaaaggaaaaatcttgaaaataaaaaatcgaaaaaattttcattttcgttgCGCCCACCGGGCCACCGCTTTGGTCGTTGGGCCCGCTCCTCGTTAAATTCAtgttatcatatttttattggggAGTGATCAAACGGGAAAAACTATCATATCCTTGATTTTTCTGTCTTacacaggaataaaaattaaatcgagaGCTTGATCAGGTATGTACAAGGACTCGGCGGCCCCCTCTTcgagattgaaaaattcgctttgCGTGTTTCATACTAGCGCGGAAACTATTGAATGCATTATTTGGGCTGCGTTTTTATTAGATTTGGATGAGAATAGGCCAACAAACGGCCGAAGGAGCTAAAacttcttttttccattttcgaaCTATTGACCGGCGGCAGGCGTGCCTGGCGAGCTAAAACCAAAGCGGCTAATCAAAATTTGGCGAGGCTGGCTGATGTGAGTGCTCTAGCATacgtttctatttttatttagaagtcaaatatgtaaaaaaatttcaagaaaaaattaatgtcaagctgatttgttcaaaagggaaaaaaggtaatattaatctgaaaaaatatttatttattgctctgaACCTCATACAAGAGTGAATTTTGAGGAACACACAGATTTTAGCAACGCAACCTTATTCAACTGTCAAGTTTTCCctgttttccaaaataattggGCCAGAATAGGTCGATTATTGATGTATTTGATGTCACTCCATCCATTTCagatgatatatatatatatatatgtatttttactgCACAACTAAATAATCCgtacaagtaaaaaatcagtCGACATGAATGGCAGCTTCCTCGAAGAATAGCGcgagctttatatttttctgtatttctacagaaatatccTGCTCAACTAGTTTCGGCTACTGGTTGTAgtcctaattcatgagcttcctCTCCCGACAAGTGGCTGAGCAGGACATTATTTCTGTAGAAACgcggaaaaacaaacagctcGCTATCAGGGttgtatttgctttaataaTACCACTCGATTTTGTTCACCACTGCTTTTTAACGGTTTCTACCActcaattttgcacatttcttgcgcaagaaattcaagaaatgaatttattccattttcacCTTATGAAAATCTAAGATTTTCGGTCggaagtggtcaaaatttcctctactgtacacatttttttcttttaaattgccatttgctgcctcaatttctccaaatggttctttaaaaaattttgaagtcgaggtcatgagcaaataattagaaaattattgaaaactgaggtgcaaataTGGCCTgcaagaaaatggtaaaaaattggaaaaaaagtttttaccactgcaccgCGCAGGAAACTACCTttcatttaaatggaaaattataaaaggtcggggggggggggggggggggggtagtGGGCTGCGGTGGCTCGGTGGGCCGCGAAAATCAACAGTCCccggtaaaaaatttggtgccaGTCCGGGCCTGGGTATTGTTTCTGAAaggaatgtttaaaattttcttgtcttgtattgtttttcaaaccttcttgttttggttttctgacaaaaaatcCTTGTATCtgtattgtaatttatttttttgaaaaaattcttggttgtttttgggattttttctgaaagacatcttttttaagttttatattaCCAAATCTTGctttggcattttaataaaattgtcattttgcttgattatatatattttaaaattgaaagtagaGAGGGGACCAGGGACAGGGACTACgggaattttgtatttcgaGACAAGGGATGGGACGGGACAGGGACAATCTTCAGCGGGACGAGGGACAGTTTTATCGGCAGCAATGGCAGAGTGCAGCATGAAAAGCCTAAAGATTCTCACTTTGTCCGTTCGAGGAGGAATAAGGAAGCAATcagggttcaccaattttgcaatacgcaaaaatgcaacactggttattttgagaaaacagTTGGAAAAACCACTAGATTTGGTTTTATCTGCATTTTACGGGATTTTACCCAGAAAgaatcatatatatatttcgtgccataataatcaaaaaatttggaatattgcgatgagagatgaaattttcggtctcttgGTATAACCAgtgcagggttcgcaaaaacacgCATATTTTCGGGAAATATCAATTGCATTGCTAAACCTTTTTTGCGGAtctttatgcaatttttattgaaaataaaaaatttacgcgaccaaaaatagggatttttaaaaattagaagaatttttcaatgaaaatttttctaccaCCATGATGACTTCAGGAAAAGCAATATTCTTGTATTGCCTTTTCCAGTATTGTTTGGTATTGTTCTGGTATTGAATTCCGGTATTTTTTTCGGTCttgttcttgaaatacactctagTGGGAACCCTTCATGATCACTTGCATTACCaaggggaggtcattacgtatcaaacggtgtgcggttttcGTAAATCGcacccatagaagctgagattaagcggaaaacgtgtttttatttacgattGGAAAACCCGAAAAACATCGACTttaaacactcaattcaaaatacctcgaaaaagaaaaaaataagtctcgccaattttttatatgttgttaccatggatatgaggcacattttggctattttgaattttcaaaattttatgcactagggtatgtgggatttcttcgaaaagtttgaccccaatttagtgaccttgacctttgacctacgcaGTTGGTCGTCGTGGGGAAGTTGTTTTGCATCAAACGTAGATAATTTTGGATAATAACaagtttttgtgtttaccacaaacaaaaaccaagttacaaatcgccgaaaacatcacctttttcaaaaatctcaaatttagaacccctgtaaaataggcaattttgggaattttgacctaatattttagggttcaacttaggtcccttttagggcaacatctccaccgaatttcatcaagatctgaAGACCATCCACTTCCAAAGAGGgtgtcattttatttagatcCTTCCTTACATAATTATGGTTTAAAACTTAATGAAAAAGTTGGATCATAATTTAGAGcaactttattttcaacagcCACAAAATCAATGTGAGTGCggacagttaaattaattatgaacaCAGTGGCAAACGAAATACAAATCAGGGCGATCTTACCATCTGAAAAACATTTGTAATGTAATTCTAAGAAAAAGAATGTTGCTTTGTTtagttattgaaaaaatgcagacTAAAATTAGATGGAATCAGATTAAATCAAGCTACATAGCTTTGATTACTATCtccaaaattatcaaaactaGGTGCGTGAAGAAaggaatacaaattttttaagacaatCTATGGCCAATTCAATggtaataatatttacataCTTTCACTTGAAAATACCGTTTGATTTTACATCTGAGCCAGTCTTCAATCACCTTAATTCGCTAATCAAAATACATGcacagtaaattaatttccaagagGAGTTTCAAATAGAGTGAGTTTAAAAACCAGTGATTATATTATGGCAAAACTGCATCACAAATGTGGAGAGATACTAATAATGTATTGCAAAGTTGAAAGATGCCTcgagagcaaattttaatatggttgattccctgaatgCCATCAtcgaaactaaaaataatttaagtcaTAACAACaacttggaaataattaaaaaaatttaaatcatacaTATTCAGCATATCACACTAGCAACGTCATTCATACCCTAACTTTTGAAGTAAGAAAACTACAGCTAAAATACAACTCACGAAAATTTTAgtgcaaacatttttgtttagcAGCtgccttaaaaattcaaaagccgAAGTCGTCAATTCACCAATAACTAAATTATTCACATTTATACACGAACTACCTGCACACACAGTTGATTTAAAACCAATGGATGCTTGGAAGTTGAATGCCTTGCATGTGAACGGTTGCTCGACATAAAAGCAGCTTCTCACCCAGCAACCTTATAATGGTTAGAACGTGATTTCTCAAATAGATGCAGACCAacaaagtaattaattaaattgatgtgCTTGCTGATGACAAAACAATGCGAAAAGAATATTACGTGCATTGCCCTCTACTTCATATTACATATTGTATCACAAGATATCAAGAGTATCACTTAtgtaacaaatatttgaataaaaaattagcctattgtattttataacCTGTCTTAAAAAGCATCCGTGGATGGATTACAGTAACTTTATGCTTAGACAGATACTTGCGGTTATAAAAAGGGACATGGGGCAGTTCAGTAGCTTGAAAGTTTCAACTAATAGAGGCTTGTAGACGATGGACTAGGAACTGAGATAACAAAATAGCGTCTCATTAATGAAAGTACTGATTTggtatgaaatttaatttccaaagattttcattaaattatgcgcaatcgtaaaaattcagcagcataaaaatcctaaaaagcTCAAAACGGTTGCCTCGTCTCCCTGCTTCATGTTATAAGCACCAGCCGCGAATGCCAGTCATGAATCAAGAATTACATTGCTTCATTTCCCCCGTAATTT
It encodes:
- the LOC135937497 gene encoding small ribosomal subunit protein eS10-like, whose amino-acid sequence is MHEIYCNYLISFCILDCSWRHYYWYLNNEGINYLRTFLHLPPEIVPATLKRQTRTEAARPRPSAPKINDGRRKIVLRTERAGPGAPDKKAEVGAGAAEIDFRGFGRGRDDPPPQ